A genome region from Arachis duranensis cultivar V14167 chromosome 6, aradu.V14167.gnm2.J7QH, whole genome shotgun sequence includes the following:
- the LOC107494865 gene encoding mitochondrial pyruvate carrier 1 — MNTLRAFWNSPIGPKTTHFWGPTFNWSLPLAAAMDTKKPPEAISVNMTAVMCIYSALFMRFAWVVRPRNLHLLACHVSNETVQLYQLSRWIRAQRGYDQKKEEAAGEE, encoded by the exons ATGAACACCCTTCGAGCGTTTTGGAACAGCCCAATTGGCCCAAAGACTACTCATTTTTGGGGTCCTACCTTCAATTGGAGTCTTCCACTTGCG GCGGCAATGGACACAAAGAAACCGCCAGAAGCGATTTCTGTCAATATGACTGCAG TGATGTGCATTTATTCGGCGCTATTCATGAGGTTTGCTTGGGTGGTACGGCCACGTAACTTGCATCTTCTTGCGTGTCATGTTTCCAATGAAACTGTGCAACTCTACCAGCTTTCTAGGTGGATCAGAGCTCAACG GGGCTATGATCAGAAAAAGGAGGAAGCTGCAGGTGAAGAGTAA